Proteins encoded by one window of Arachis hypogaea cultivar Tifrunner chromosome 1, arahy.Tifrunner.gnm2.J5K5, whole genome shotgun sequence:
- the LOC112769975 gene encoding uncharacterized protein, with the protein MEISVRNLLAVANLFVILSLSASCDDNLDDSSEIFTYYGRIAEIEKHCSSYLSLASKLSADANRGSRIKRELSFTNGDWEQEDGNATLMPFSQSKSFEDSLTLKLVSFKVVDVSSVPHFENTVSLGGIMSIGISDEGSYFPSHKYFSFTKRPGLSVLKIAFEGVYLQSNENGNEHLMCLLGNTTLPVPIPEPFNYDYNGHLLDYTLLQDDQILLVLRYPPTFNLTSRVMRGEMRSLNQEGSLAYFDNVHISSQLNHHFTYQFSSELKSRSCDLYPYQQELTTYGAKSFDSGFSFCRFLRQVIERPFDILQNYNDRHVAGKLGPFQLGKEFSSNWTHQNFRLLFQNLICEEETSNNIVQTTRVSAVLRAFPASFPIFAWQGRTGLSGLTLSAEGTWDSLTRKLCMTGCVNSVLDSEECNYQVSLHFPNVFSIKQRSVLLGSIYSIKNETNTSFLPLLFDSLRGPSDLKSLGLYNNPYYNYSKVELAAANKKKSPPSKLFTFIKKFLKYPTLVDGLDLHAQLNFLSNKLNFHGCAVHHQSMRNQKSRVDIQMEVLSLDTSYQHETTEPEEKNLINISLHLAFSEGYLVESEVLYPYFLEGVYDPLAGDMHLSGCRKVSPNDKSSFEPGLDCMVEVKVQYPSESTRWLMYPSVEMTITSQRSEEDALHFRTITLKTVRISYNEHEQDYALMKTFEGVLRLLISLAAVAIIRSQLRYMNSNDSCIAYISHGTLALLMFGYGAELIMATEILFESNQDSIRNLPYELQTPRILLLLVSLLLTIKQYQKVSEAKHMPNGYYFVPAMSVIMKTLALKMQDLFLMPQVIENMACSSQVRPLRKTYYFGLTLLRLVIHFYYYIRDPCPFNYDGGDALIYNQVGSVLFYIYDIMIPIIMILLASVVYIQQSWNYLKPRHP; encoded by the coding sequence ATGGAAATTTCTGTTAGAAATCTTCTTGCCGTTGCAAACCTCTTCGTGATCCTAAGTTTATCTGCTTCTTGCGACGACAACTTGGATGATTCTTCAGAAATCTTCACCTACTATGGCCGCATTGCTGAAATAGAAAAACATTGCAGTTCATACTTATCATTGGCTTCTAAGTTAAGCGCTGATGCCAATAGAGGTAGCAGAATCAAGAGAGAACTTTCTTTCACCAATGGAGATTGGGAGCAGGAGGATGGAAATGCAACCTTGATGCCATTCAGCCAAAGCAAGAGTTTTGAGGACAGTTTAACCTTAAAACTAGTCTCTTTCAAAGTGGTGGATGTTAGTTCAGTCCCTCACTTTGAAAATACAGTTAGTCTTGGAGGCATAATGTCCATAGGCATATCTGATGAAGGTTCATATTTCCCAAGtcacaaatatttttctttcacAAAGAGGCCTGGCTTATCTGTTCTCAAAATTGCATTTGAAGGTGTATACTTACAAAGCAATGAGAATGGGAATGAGCATTTGATGTGTCTCTTGGGAAACACAACTTTACCAGTACCAATACCAGAACCATTCAACTATGACTATAATGGTCATCTTCTAGATTACACCCTTTTACAAGATGATCAGATTTTACTTGTTCTTCGATACCCTCCAACGTTCAATTTGACAAGTAGAGTTATGAGAGGCGAAATGCGGAGCTTGAACCAAGAAGGAAGCTTGGCATACTTTGATAATGTTCATATTTCTTCCCAGCTGAATCACCACTTCACCTATCAATTCAGCTCTGAATTGAAGTCCAGATCTTGTGATCTTTATCCATATCAACAGGAGCTGACAACATATGGAGCAAAATCGTTCGATAGCGGCTTCAGTTTCTGCAGGTTTCTCAGGCAAGTTATAGAACGACCTTTTGATATTCTCCAAAACTATAATGATAGACATGTTGCTGGCAAACTAGGCCCTTTTCAACTCGGAAAAGAATTTAGTTCTAATTGGACTCACCAAAACTTTAGGCTGCTCTTTCAGAATCTTATCTGTGAGGAGGAAACATCTAACAATATTGTCCAAACTACAAGAGTTTCTGCAGTTCTAAGAGCATTTCCTGCATCATTTCCTATATTTGCATGGCAAGGTAGAACAGGTCTCTCAGGCCTGACTCTATCTGCAGAAGGAACATGGGATTCCTTAACAAGAAAACTTTGCATGACTGGGTGTGTTAATTCAGTGTTAGACTCAGAGGAATGCAATTACCAGGTATCTTTACACTTTCCAAATGTGTTCTCCATCAAGCAGAGGAGTGTATTGCTAGGTAGCATATATAGCATCAAAAATGAAACAAATACATccttcttgcctttgttgtttgATTCACTAAGGGGCCCTTCAGATCTCAAGAGCCTTGGTTTGTATAACAATCCATATTATAATTACTCAAAGGTTGAGCTAGCTGCAGCAAACAAAAAGAAGAGTCCACCCTCCAAATTGTTCACCTTTATCAAGAAGTTCTTGAAGTATCCAACTCTGGTGGATGGACTAGATTTGCATGCTCAGCTAAATTTCCTCTCCAATAAACTCAATTTCCATGGGTGTGCAGTTCATCATCAATCCATGAGGAATCAGAAGTCAAGGGTCGATATTCAGATGGAAGTACTTTCACTTGATACTTCATATCAACATGAAACAACAGAACCAGAAGAGAAGAACCTCATTAACATATCACTACATCTGGCGTTCTCTGAAGGATATTTGGTTGAAAGTGAAGTTCTTTACCCTTACTTCTTGGAAGGTGTTTATGATCCCTTAGCGGGTGATATGCATCTAAGTGGTTGCAGAAAGGTTTCACCAAATGATAAGAGCAGTTTTGAGCCTGGGCTAGATTGTATGGTAGAAGTTAAGGTTCAGTATCCATCTGAATCAACAAGATGGCTGATGTATCCCTCAGTTGAAATGACCATTACTAGCCAAAGGAGCGAAGAAGATGCGCTGCATTTCAGGACTATCACTCTCAAAACTGTAAGGATTTCATACAATGAGCATGAACAGGACTATGCCTTGATGAAAACCTTTGAAGGTGTTCTAAGGCTTCTGATTTCCCTAGCAGCAGTAGCCATAATTCGGAGCCAACTTCGTTACATGAATTCAAATGATAGCTGCATTGCTTACATCTCTCATGGAACGCTTGCTCTATTGATGTTTGGTTATGGTGCAGAGTTGATAATGGCCACTGAGATCCTCTTTGAATCAAACCAAGATTCTATTAGAAATTTGCCTTATGAATTGCAAACCCCAAGAATTCTTCTACTGTTGGTTTCTTTGCTTCTTACTATAAAACAGTATCAAAAGGTGTCTGAAGCTAAGCACATGCCAAATGGGTATTACTTTGTACCTGCAATGTCAGTGATCATGAAGACTCTGGCCCTGAAGATGCAAGATTTATTTTTGATGCCTCAAGTCATTGAGAACATGGCGTGTAGTAGTCAAGTGAGGCCTTTGAGGAAAACATACTATTTTGGACTCACATTGCTAAGGTTGGTTATACATTTCTATTACTACATCAGAGATCCATGTCCATTCAATTATGATGGTGGTGATGCATTAATCTACAACCAAGTGGGATCAGTTTTGTTTTACATTTATGATATCATGATTCCCATCATTATGATCTTACTTGCTTCTGTGGTCTACATTCAACAAAGCTGGAACTATCTAAAACCAAGACatccttaa